GGGGCCGTAAGGCGGGTGGGGCACCCGAGGGCGAACTCGACTTCTGGTCGTTCGTCGAACTCGCCAACGAACGGCTCGCCACCGAGTACGGCTTCCGGCACCAGTTGGCCACCGAGGTGCTGCTGACGCTCAACCGGGCCTCCAACATCGTCACCTACGACCTGGAGGCGGCGGTGCACCGCCCGCACGGGCTGTCGTGGTCGGCGTTCCGGCTGCTGTTCGTCACGTGGCTGGCGGGGCCGTTGGAGCCGAAACGGGCCGCCGTGCTGACGGGGATGAGCAGGGCGGCCGTGTCGAACCTGGTGAAGCCCCTGGTGGCGGACGGGCTGCTCGACCGCAGCCCCGACGAACGCGACGGCCGATCGGTGCGGCTGTCCCTCACCGAACAGGGACACACCGAGATGGTGCGGGTCTTCCGTGTCCACAACGAACGCGAACACGAGTGGGCCAGCGTGCTGACCGAGACGGAGCAGCGCATCCTGATCATGCTGCTCAACAAGCTGATCACCAATCGGAACCAGTTCGACGTCCGGGGCCGCAACTGAGGCCCCACGGGTGGCCCCCGAAGTCCGGGGACGCTCCCGTGTGGACGCCGGGGGTCAGGTGGTGACGAGCCGGGCGAGACGTCGTGCCGCGTCGAGCACGGCCTCGGCGGCCTTCTCGGTGTCCAGTCCCTCGGTGGCGACGACGCCGACACTGCGTTCCAGCGGGTGACCGGAGGCGCGGATACCCGCCGACACTCCCACGGCGCCGCGTTCGAGCTGGCCGCTCGTGATGCTGTAACCGTCGCGGCGGGCCTGCCGTACCGCCTCGGAGTCGTGGGGACTGGGAGGACGCAGCGCGAGGATGGCGATGCCGGAGGCCCCTCGGTCGAGCGGATGCCTGCTGCCCACGCGGTAGCCCACCCGCAGCACCGTGTCGGTCGGCTCGGCCACCATCAGCACCACGCACTCGTCGCCCTCGGCCCCCGCGACGAACGCCGTGGCGCGGGTCCGGTCGGCGAGTTCCGCCAGCACCGGTCGGGCGCCGTGCAGGAACTGGGGTTCGAAGCGGGACAGGAGCACGGCGGCACCCACCCCGAGCCGCAGCCGACCCGACTCCGTGCGGGTCACCAGCGAGTGTGACTCCAGCGTGGCCACGATCCGATAGCAGATGGCCCGGTGCACGCCCAGTTCGGCGGCCAGCTCGGCCACGGAGATACCTTCCGGGCTCCGCGAGATGATGTCCAGCGCGCGCAGGCCACGGTCGAGGGTCTGCAGGGTGCTCATCCGGTTCCTCGTCGTGTACGTCGGCTCGATGATCGCATAACCATGACAGGCCCGGCCTCTCGTGGCGCGTCCCCCGGCCTCACCGTCGCCCTGTGGGAGGATCGCAGGGGTGGGCGGTGCGAGTCCGCCGGGCGAATCCGCACCTGAGACGAACGGAGTGCAGCAGTGAAGGCAGAACCCGCCGTGCAGCGTCAGTTGCTCGACCTGGCGAAGGTCGACGCCGAGCTGACCCGCCTCGCTCATCGCCGCCGCACGCTGCCCGAGCTGGCCGAGATCGAGGACGTGGAGAAGCGTCTGCGGGAGCGGCGTGACGCGCTGGTGGCCGTGCAGACGGCCGCCTCCGACCTCGAACGAGAGGTGAGCAAGCAAGAGCGCGAGATCGAGTCGGTGCGGGCGCGGGCCGAACGGGACCGCAAGCTCATGGAGTCCGGTTCGGTGTCCGCGAAGCAGCTTGCCGACCTGGAACACGAGCTGGAGACGCTCGCGCGCAGGCAGTCGGTGCTGGAGGACGACCAGCTCGAACTCATGGAGCGCAAGGAGGCGGTCGACGCCGACGTCCAGCGCACCGCGGCCGAGGTGGACAAGGCCGAGCGGGAACTCGCCGACGCGCGGAAGCGGCGTGACGAGGCTCTCGCCGACCTCGACACCACGCAGGCCCGCCGAGAGGCCGACCGCGAGAACCTGGTGCCGACACTTCCGGAGGCCCTCGTCGCCCTGTACGAGCGGGTGCGTGCCCACAAGGGCATCGGGGCGGCACTGTTGCAGGCCCGCCGGTGCGGCGCCTGTCAGCTCGAGCTCGACCGCAGCGCCATCGCCGAGATCAAGGCGGCGGCCGACGACGAGGTCGTGCAGTGCGAGAACTGCGGCGCGATCCTGGTGCGCACCCCGGAGTCGGGCCTGTGATCTCCGGGGTCGTCGTCGAGGCGGACGGTGGGTCGCGGGGCAATCCGGGGCCGGCGGGATACGGAGCGGTGGTGCGGGACCCCGACACCGGGGACGTGCTCGCCGAACGGCAGGCCGGGCTCGGCGTCACCACCAACAACGTCGCCGAGTACAACGGACTGATCGCGGGTCTCGAGGCCGCGGCGGAACTCGGTGCGTCCACAGTGGAGGCGCGGCTGGATTCGAAGCTCGTCGTGGAGCAGATGAACGGCCGCTGGAAGATCAAGAACGCGATGCTGCAACCGCTGGCGCTGCGGGTGCGGGAACTCGCGCGGCGCTTCGACCGGGTCACCTACACCTGGGTGCCGAGGGAGCGGAACGCGCACGCGGACCGGCTGGCCAACGAGGCCATGGACGCCCAGGCCGAGGGGCGCTCGGTGGCCCGCGCCGACGCTCCGGCCGCCGAGCCGAAGGAGACCCCGGCCGCGGGAGCGAAGGAGGAGGCCCGCCGGGAACCCGCCGAGCAGCGGTCGCCGTCGAGCTGGACGGGCGCTCGTGGCGCGCCCACCCGCCTGCTCCTGCTGCGCCACGGCCAGACGCCGATGTCCGTGGACCGACGCTATTCGGGGGCCGGGGACGTCCGCCTCACCGAGCTCGGCACGAGGCAGGCCGAAGCGGCCGCCAAACGCATCGCCGCGATGGAGGACCTCGGTGAGGTGGTGCACGTGGTGTCGTCACCGCTCCTTCGGGCCACCCAGACGGCGCAGAAGGTCGCCGACGCCCTCGGGACACGCGTGGAGACCCATCGCGACCTGCGGGAGACCGACTTCGGCGAATGGGAGGGCCTCACGTTCGGCGAGGCCGCGGAACGGGACCCCGAGCTGCACCGCCGGTGGCTGCGCAACCCCGCCGTGCGCCCGCCGGGGGGCGAGAGCTTCGAGGAGGTGTACCGCAGGGTACGCAAGGCGTGCGCCGACGTGCTGGCCCGCTACGGCGGCACCACGGTGGTGATCGTCAGCCACGTCACGCCGATCAAGTCGTTGCTCCGCGCCGCGCTCGACGTCGGCCCCTCGCTGTTCTACCGCCTCCACCTCGACCTGGCGTCGTTGTCCGTCGTCGATCACTATCCGGACGGCAACACGTCGGTGCGGTTGGTCAACGACACCTGCCACCTCGGGTAGGGGCCGGGGAGTACCCTTCTTCTCGTGGACGAGTTGGCAGGGCGGCCGCGGTCGAAGGCGATGCCTTCGGTCGAGGAAAGTCCGGACTCCACAGGGCAGGGTGGTTGCTAACGGCAACCCGGGGTGACCCGCGGGACAGTGCCACAGAAAACAGACCGCCCGGCCGACAGCGGCCGGGTAAGGGTGAAACGGTGGTGTAAGAGACCACCAGCGCCTCGGGTGACCGGGGCGGCTCGGTAAACCCCACCCGGAGCAAGGCCAAGAGGAAGCCCTCGGGCTTCTGCGCAGGCGTTCGAGGGCGGCCCGTCCGATGCCTGCGGGTAGGCCGCTAGAGCCTGTCGGCGACGGCAGGCCCAGATGGATGGTCGCCCATCGTCCGCCGCGAGGCGGGCGTGGACAGAATCCGGCTTACATGCCAACTCGTCCACCTCCCGCCCGGCTCGACGGTTTCCGGGTCACCGGCGCGGTGTCATCCGGAAGGTCACGTAGTCGACCTGCCAGCCGTCCTTGGTCAGGCTCCGTTCGGCCACGACGGTGCGGTCGAAGCCCGCCTTCTCGGACAAGAACGTCAGGTAGTCCAGATCGCCCGAGGTGCCGAAGAAGACCAGCATGCGGCCGTCCTCGGTCAGGTGATCGCGGACTCCGGCGAAGAACCGGGTCATGGCTTCGTAGTTCTCGTCGGTTATGGCGGTCTCGAACAGCGTGCGAGGTCGGAACCACCGAAACGGCGGATCGAACACGATGAGGTCGAACCGACCCTCGACATGGCTGAAGACGTCGCTGTGCCGGACCTCGATCCGATCGGCGACGCCGTTGCGCCGCGCGTTGTCCCGCGCGGCCTCCAGGGCCTTCGGGTTGATGTCCACGGCCAGCACCGTCTCGGCCTTTGCCGCGGCGAGGACGGCGTTCACACCGCTGCCGGTGCCCATGTCGAGCACGCGGTCCCCCGCGCGGACCTCGTCGAGGACAGCGCCTCCCAACAACTCCGACACCGGCGTGAGCGGTTGGACGTCGGGCGGCACCACGATGCTGCGGCCGAAGTACGTGACCCGCTGCTCCTCCCGCTCGGAGTCACCGCGGTAGGCCCGTTCGTGCCAACGACGAATGCGCTCGATCCGCTCGGGCGGCATGCGCGGACTATAGGTGGGAAGTTCGGGCTCCTCGGTCATGGCGGGACCGTAACGTCGGCGGGCCCGGCGGGTCATCCGATTTAGGGAAGGTTCTCCCCGCGGCATGGTGAGGTCGTCGGTACGGACCACGGTGAGTCTTCCCGTGGCGGTGGGGCGCGCACTAGGGTGATCGCATGGATCGCGCCGTCGCCTCCGAACTCGCCCAGCGTTGTCACAAGGTCCTGGAGCCCCTGCACTCCTTCGTGTACTTCGCGCCCGAGGTGGAGAAGGCGTTCGTCGACGCGGGTCTGGAAGCCGGTCGCATGGCCTACTTCGCCGGCCGGGCCGCGCCGCTGGGCCCCGTGGGCGCGGGCGTGGTGAGCGCGACGTTCTACAACTTCAACCCCCGGCTCGTGGCGCGGTGCATCCCGAGGGCGTGGGAGCTCGTGGAGCCCGACGAGGTGCTGAAACTACGGTTCGCGGGGGCCGAGACCGCTTTGCGTCGGCTCCTCGGCGACGCGGCCGACGCCCCGGAGCTGGCCGAACTCGCCGAGCTCGTACGACGGGCCGCGGAGGCGACCACTCCCGAGGGGCGGCCCTTGTTCGCCGCCCACGCCGATCTCCCGTGGCCCGACAATCCCGTGGGGGTGCTGTGGCACGGGGTGAGCCTGCTGCGGGAGTACCGGGGAGACGGGCACATCGCCGCCCTGGTCACGGAGGGCCTGTCCGGGCTGGAGGCCATCGTCACCCACACCGCCACCGGAAAGGGTTTCCGCGCCGAGGTCGCCAAGTCGATGCGCGGGTGGAGCGACGAGGAGTGGGAGAACGCGGAACGCGAGCTGCGCGAGCGGGGACTCCTCGACGCCGACGGTGCCCTCACTCCGGAAGGGGAGGCTCTGCGTACCCGGCTGGAGGAACGCACCGACGAGCTCGCCTCCGCACCGTACCGGCGGATCGGTGAGGACGGGGCGAGCCGCATCGCCGAGCTGGCCAAGCCCTTCACGCGGAGGGTGTTGAAGGGCGGGGGCATCCCACGGGAGTTGTTCGGGCGGGGGTGACCGCGGGCGCGTCGAGCCGCCCCACTCGACGTCGGGTCCGTGCCGACGCCGATGTCGGGGCGCGGGATGCGTCGGCCCGAAGGGGGATCACGGTCCGTGACCGGAAGGGGTCGGGGTTGCGGTGCCGCTTCCCCTTCTCCCACGTCCGGGCGGTGTCCGTCCCACGAACCGGTAGAGGTCGGGACCATATCCGGTCTCCGTGCCTCGCTCCCCCCCGGACATGATTCACTGTCTTAGCGGTCACCGACCGAGGGATTTCTGGCACACACTGTGAGGGGGCGTCATGCGTACGAGCGAGCGCTGGCCCGTGGCGGGACACCCGAACAGGCCGAGCGTGAACCACGTCGTTGGGAGCCGGCTGTCGAAGGACGTGCACGTCCCGGTGTGTGAGATCCCGCAGGGAGGCCGAGTGGACGGGTCACGGTACGGAAGTCGACCTTTGACCCCCACCGGTCATCACGCCATGATGTTGAGTGAACACGGCACGTGCCGGATAACCGGTGTTGCGCATAACCGTGCGCCACGCCACACACCCCGGGCACTCGGGAGCATGCGATGACCACGATGACGCTTGCGACACTCGCGCAGGCCGAGCTCGACACGGACAACGTCCAGGGCTGGATCCTGGACAACATCATCCCGCTCGTGCTGCTCGCCGTCGCGCTGCTGCTGCTGTGGCTCGGCGGCGGCAAGGGCGACAACGCGGGCGTGATGCGAAGGCTGGCGGGTGTGGTCATCGCTCTGGCGATCGTCGGCCTCGCGGTCAGCGGACTGGGTGTCGACGTCGGCCAGTGGTTGGCCAGTCTGTTCACGAGCTGATGTAGGGCACGCGCGGTGCGCATTCGAACTGACGACGAGATCTACCGCGTCGACGCCGTCTGGCTCGGTCCGCCGAAGGCCACCTTCCCGTGGCGGGCTCGTTATGTCGCATGGGGCGTGGGGATCCCGGTGTTCCTCATCGTGCTCAGTGTCGAGCGACAGATCGGCATCGGCTTCGACTTCTTCTCCACCGCGTGGGCATTGGTCATCACCATCGCCCTCACGCGCATCATCACCTCGAAGATCAGTCACGAGCGCCCGTTGGGCGCGGTGTTCACGATGTGGTGGCGCGAACTCCACGCGCCCCGTGAGCGCCGGACCCCGACGGGCGGCGCCGCGAGCGCGAGCAAGATCCGGGTGAATCGCGAGCGACCGAGACCACGGGCCAAGCGTAGACGCGGGGCCCGGCGTGGTGCGGCACCGCCGCCCACCCCGTATCCGCCAGACAGCCCAGGACGAGCGCGCCGTCGCCCGGCGGCGGTCGGGAGGTAGTCGTTGTTCGGTCGCGGCAGTAGCCGGAAAGCCCAGTACCCGGCAGCAACGCAGAGGCCCGGAAAGGGCCGTCGGGGCAGACGACTGCCCGGCGAGCAGGACATCCCCACCTACACGCCGTCGATCGCCGCTCGTTCGATCGACGGGCACCTGCTTCGCACCCGGCACGAGGTGTACGCCTGGTACCGGCTCGCCCCCCAACGCTGGTCGTTCCGGTCGGATTCGCAGCGACGAGACCTGATCGCCGCGATCGCCGGTCAGTACGCGGAGCTCCAGGGACGCTGGCTGCATCTTCGTGTCACCACCCGGCCGTATCCCATCAGGATGTGGGCCGAGGCGCACGTCCACAACGCCCACGACCGTCCCGCCGACGTGCCGGGCGCGCTGTCGTTCGACGACTACCTGGTCGGCGAGCAGCAGCAGCTGATGGGGCGGTCGATGGCGGAGAAGGAGGTCTACCTGGGGGTCCAGGTCCAGACCCGTCGGGTGGTCGACCGCGCGGTGGAACGTGC
The window above is part of the Saccharomonospora glauca K62 genome. Proteins encoded here:
- a CDS encoding MarR family winged helix-turn-helix transcriptional regulator — encoded protein: MTDGRGRKAGGAPEGELDFWSFVELANERLATEYGFRHQLATEVLLTLNRASNIVTYDLEAAVHRPHGLSWSAFRLLFVTWLAGPLEPKRAAVLTGMSRAAVSNLVKPLVADGLLDRSPDERDGRSVRLSLTEQGHTEMVRVFRVHNEREHEWASVLTETEQRILIMLLNKLITNRNQFDVRGRN
- a CDS encoding IclR family transcriptional regulator; translated protein: MSTLQTLDRGLRALDIISRSPEGISVAELAAELGVHRAICYRIVATLESHSLVTRTESGRLRLGVGAAVLLSRFEPQFLHGARPVLAELADRTRATAFVAGAEGDECVVLMVAEPTDTVLRVGYRVGSRHPLDRGASGIAILALRPPSPHDSEAVRQARRDGYSITSGQLERGAVGVSAGIRASGHPLERSVGVVATEGLDTEKAAEAVLDAARRLARLVTT
- a CDS encoding zinc ribbon domain-containing protein, coding for MKAEPAVQRQLLDLAKVDAELTRLAHRRRTLPELAEIEDVEKRLRERRDALVAVQTAASDLEREVSKQEREIESVRARAERDRKLMESGSVSAKQLADLEHELETLARRQSVLEDDQLELMERKEAVDADVQRTAAEVDKAERELADARKRRDEALADLDTTQARREADRENLVPTLPEALVALYERVRAHKGIGAALLQARRCGACQLELDRSAIAEIKAAADDEVVQCENCGAILVRTPESGL
- a CDS encoding bifunctional RNase H/acid phosphatase gives rise to the protein MISGVVVEADGGSRGNPGPAGYGAVVRDPDTGDVLAERQAGLGVTTNNVAEYNGLIAGLEAAAELGASTVEARLDSKLVVEQMNGRWKIKNAMLQPLALRVRELARRFDRVTYTWVPRERNAHADRLANEAMDAQAEGRSVARADAPAAEPKETPAAGAKEEARREPAEQRSPSSWTGARGAPTRLLLLRHGQTPMSVDRRYSGAGDVRLTELGTRQAEAAAKRIAAMEDLGEVVHVVSSPLLRATQTAQKVADALGTRVETHRDLRETDFGEWEGLTFGEAAERDPELHRRWLRNPAVRPPGGESFEEVYRRVRKACADVLARYGGTTVVIVSHVTPIKSLLRAALDVGPSLFYRLHLDLASLSVVDHYPDGNTSVRLVNDTCHLG
- a CDS encoding methyltransferase, producing the protein MTEEPELPTYSPRMPPERIERIRRWHERAYRGDSEREEQRVTYFGRSIVVPPDVQPLTPVSELLGGAVLDEVRAGDRVLDMGTGSGVNAVLAAAKAETVLAVDINPKALEAARDNARRNGVADRIEVRHSDVFSHVEGRFDLIVFDPPFRWFRPRTLFETAITDENYEAMTRFFAGVRDHLTEDGRMLVFFGTSGDLDYLTFLSEKAGFDRTVVAERSLTKDGWQVDYVTFRMTPRR
- a CDS encoding SCO6745 family protein gives rise to the protein MDRAVASELAQRCHKVLEPLHSFVYFAPEVEKAFVDAGLEAGRMAYFAGRAAPLGPVGAGVVSATFYNFNPRLVARCIPRAWELVEPDEVLKLRFAGAETALRRLLGDAADAPELAELAELVRRAAEATTPEGRPLFAAHADLPWPDNPVGVLWHGVSLLREYRGDGHIAALVTEGLSGLEAIVTHTATGKGFRAEVAKSMRGWSDEEWENAERELRERGLLDADGALTPEGEALRTRLEERTDELASAPYRRIGEDGASRIAELAKPFTRRVLKGGGIPRELFGRG